GCGATGTGCAGATAGATAATGAAGCCCCCGACGAGGATCGCACGTTCAGCGAGTGCCAGCTGGAGGGGATTGCGCCCGCGGAGTACAGCGACTACTTCCTGGCCAAGAGCTACTACGATGTGAGGGAATACGACAGGGCAGCACATGCGGTGCGGAACTGCGAATCCAGTGTGCCGCGCTTCCTGCACTTCTACTCCACCTACATGGCCAGGGAAAAGCGGCGGCTGGACTCCACCACCGACCAGGCGAATCTCCACGAGCCGAATCAGATGCGCGATCTCGCGGATTTGCTGGCCACCTTGCGCATGGAGTATGGAAAGAGTCGGCTGGACGGCTATGGCATCTATTTGTATGGTGTCGTCTTGAAGGCACTGAATCTCAACCAGGCCGCCGAGCAAATGCTCATCCAGGCCATCCGACTGGTGCCCATGCTGTGGAGCGCCTACCTGGAACTCTCGCCCTTGATCATGGAGAAAAAGAAGCTGCTCGGCCTGCAGCTGGGTGGCCACTGGATGCGGCACTTCTTCATGGCGCACACCTACCTGGAGTTGTACCTCAACGACGACGGTCTGAAGATCTACGAGGATCTGCAGGCCTCGGGATTCAGCAAGAGCATCTACTTGATTGCCCAGATGGCCCTCGTCTATCACAACAAGCGGGATGTGGACAAGGCGATCGAACTGTACCAGGCGCTGCTCGAAAGCGATCCCTATCGACTGGACAACGTAGACACGTACTCCAACCTGCTGTTCGTCAAGGAAATGAAGACCGAGATGGCCCAGTTGGCCCACAAGGCGGTGAGCATCAACAAGTATCGCCCGGAGACGTGTTGTGTGATAGGTGAGGCTTCTCTTTATTCCAGggttaaaaataagttattgacttgtgtaaaaaaaattgtatcctacatatgttagaaacataaataacacacttgtcacttgtgttatttacacgatgcgttttttacacagcgtgtttttaacaccATGAGTGACATTAAAGTGTCAGAATTGTATGTTGAActtaaaaatggttaaaactaACATATAAGATATCGCGGCCCatattgcttttttattttcctttcgaCTCGTCAATGTAATTTCCATTTctgttaaaaacacagtgtgtaaaaaacacgtcgtgttaataacacattgtgtaaaaaacacaagtgagctgtgtgtgttaacaattatttttcacattttaacacttttgtatttAACACACATACTAACAATTTTGCCCACACTGtaaaatccaatttttcaTGCCTTTAATATGTGTGTCAATTTTCGAACAATGCTTTATccctttaaaaagtaaaagccTAATAGTATCCCTGACTCACCACCAGGCAACTACTACAGCATCCGCTGTGATCACCAGGTGGCCATTTCCTACTTCCAGCGTGCCCTCAAACTGAATCCCAAGTATTTGGCCGCCTGGACCCTGATGGGTCACGAGTTCATGGAgctaaaaaacacaaatgcaGCCATACAGAGCTATCGCAAGGCAGTGGAGGTCAACAAGCGCGACTATCGCGCCTGGTACGGCCTGGGCCAGGCCTACGAGATCATCAAGATGCACTACTACAGCTTGTACTACTTTAAAATCGCACACCAACTGCGTCCCTACGACTCGCGCATGCTGGTTGCCTTGGGCGAGACGTACGAGAAGCTGGACAAGTGCGAGAACGCAGTAAAGTGCTACTGGAAGGCCATCGATGTGGGTGATATAGAGGGCATAGCCATGTACAAGCTGGCCAATCTGCACGAGAAGCTGGGCGACCACGAGACGGCGGTCCATTGCTACATCATGTACTGCGAGGACGAACGGGCGGCCACCGATAAGCAGAGTCTCTACCAAGGCTTCATAACGCTTGCGAATTATTACGAGAAAAAGGGCGAATACGAGAGGGCCGCCTATTATGCTTACAAATGTCTGGACTCTGATGATGTGGGTATATCTATT
The genomic region above belongs to Drosophila takahashii strain IR98-3 E-12201 chromosome 2L, DtakHiC1v2, whole genome shotgun sequence and contains:
- the Cdc23 gene encoding cell division cycle protein 23 homolog; its protein translation is MQEFFSVLLPDVKRELRRGIIECSKRGLLHSTKWLTEMHHGLGDVQIDNEAPDEDRTFSECQLEGIAPAEYSDYFLAKSYYDVREYDRAAHAVRNCESSVPRFLHFYSTYMAREKRRLDSTTDQANLHEPNQMRDLADLLATLRMEYGKSRLDGYGIYLYGVVLKALNLNQAAEQMLIQAIRLVPMLWSAYLELSPLIMEKKKLLGLQLGGHWMRHFFMAHTYLELYLNDDGLKIYEDLQASGFSKSIYLIAQMALVYHNKRDVDKAIELYQALLESDPYRLDNVDTYSNLLFVKEMKTEMAQLAHKAVSINKYRPETCCVIGNYYSIRCDHQVAISYFQRALKLNPKYLAAWTLMGHEFMELKNTNAAIQSYRKAVEVNKRDYRAWYGLGQAYEIIKMHYYSLYYFKIAHQLRPYDSRMLVALGETYEKLDKCENAVKCYWKAIDVGDIEGIAMYKLANLHEKLGDHETAVHCYIMYCEDERAATDKQSLYQGFITLANYYEKKGEYERAAYYAYKCLDSDDRKTEAKALLKTIDWKRNAEGQKKTKTSTAVANAETSSEDEMEWELQDVRVRVPFTSIASTTTTTTATSVAGSSSSSSISLRPGRNLLEGMRRSQANRTSLTTAGSSTTTTTATAVTTATEETPGTSSGTANPPEQPPSDDNSSMEISSVSID